DNA from Cystobacter fuscus DSM 2262:
GGTCCGCCTCGAAGGAGTTCCACTCGGGCTCGAGCAGGGGCCGCCGGGAGAGCAGCGCGGTGCCCCGGGCACAGACGCCGGGCAGGTGCAGGTGGGGCCCATGCAGCAGGTGAGGGTAGCCCGCGCGGGTGGCCAGCCGCTCCAGGGGATCCACCGCGCCGCTGAAGAGCCCGGCCCGATCCACCTCCTGGAGTGCCACCACCTCCGCTCCCTCGCGCGCGAGCAGGTCGGCCATCTGATCCAGGTGGCCGAGCAGCCGCCGGCGTGGGAGCAGGAAGGGCAGGGGGATGGGGATGGACGGCACGCCGTGCGCGATGTTCAGCGTGAGCACCTTGAGCATGCGTTCCATCCTCCCGTCCGGGTCACGGCGCGAGCTGGAAGTAGAACAGGTCCGCCGAGCCTCGGGGTGGTTGGTTCCGGACCCGCGTGCCATCGGGAGAGAACGACCAGCGCCAGATGCGTCTCATGACCAGGTCGGAGTACTGCTCGAGATACGTCGAGTACCACTTGTTCAGGGTCTCCTCGCCGAGCACGTCGTAGATCAGCGCGTACTGCGCCCGGAACCGCGCCTTCTGCTGGGCAACGTATTGCGCTGGAGCCCGCTCGTAGTCGGCGAGCCGCGCTTCTTCCTCCTCCTTCGAGGTCGGCCTGTGGTGGATGTAGAGGCCGAAGTAGCGCTCGCAGAACTCATGGTAGTCGCGGGTGAAGAGGATGAACGTGTGCCACATTTCATCCAGGAGCATCAGGGACTGGCTGATGGCCAGCGGCCTGACCTCCGTCCGATGGGTGAGGGAGTAGGCGC
Protein-coding regions in this window:
- a CDS encoding glycine-rich domain-containing protein — translated: MKSSLEEVLRYRNDAVVHKFIKTWELSFEEAQDLFRETLKWLWLSAYSLTHRTEVRPLAISQSLMLLDEMWHTFILFTRDYHEFCERYFGLYIHHRPTSKEEEEARLADYERAPAQYVAQQKARFRAQYALIYDVLGEETLNKWYSTYLEQYSDLVMRRIWRWSFSPDGTRVRNQPPRGSADLFYFQLAP